In Paraburkholderia sp. BL23I1N1, a genomic segment contains:
- a CDS encoding glycosyltransferase family 1 protein produces the protein MKIMIVTDAWEPQVNGVVRTLKNTTRELTALGHQVDLLTPLEFKTIPCPTYPEIRLSLLPGRKLRQRIDDFAPDALHIATEGPLGMAARAYAIKHKLPFTTAYHTRFPEYVQARFGIPLALTYKFLHWFHKASLAVMAPTPVVKADLEKFGFTNVVLWTRGVDLDIFHQMDSKVLNTARPIFLYVGRVAVEKNVEAFLKLDLPGSKWVAGEGPALAELKSRYPQANYLGVLTQAELAKVYAAADVFVFPSRTDTFGLVLLEALACGTPVAAYPVTGPIDVLGDGGAGAMHEDLREACLEALKIERSHARAWAERFSWAAASEQFAAHLKPLPRTSYSEESAAA, from the coding sequence ATGAAGATCATGATCGTCACCGATGCATGGGAACCGCAGGTCAATGGCGTCGTGCGTACGCTGAAAAACACCACGCGCGAACTCACCGCACTCGGCCACCAGGTCGACCTGCTGACACCGCTCGAATTCAAGACGATCCCGTGCCCGACTTATCCTGAGATTCGCCTGTCGCTGCTGCCGGGCCGCAAGCTGCGTCAGCGCATTGACGATTTCGCGCCCGACGCGCTGCACATCGCCACCGAAGGTCCGCTCGGCATGGCCGCGCGGGCCTATGCGATCAAGCACAAGCTGCCGTTCACGACCGCTTATCACACGCGCTTTCCCGAATACGTGCAGGCGCGTTTCGGCATTCCGCTCGCGCTCACCTACAAGTTTCTGCACTGGTTCCACAAAGCGTCGCTGGCCGTGATGGCGCCCACGCCGGTGGTCAAGGCCGACCTCGAAAAATTCGGCTTCACCAACGTGGTGCTGTGGACCCGCGGCGTCGATCTCGACATCTTTCACCAGATGGACTCGAAGGTCCTCAACACCGCGCGGCCGATCTTTCTGTACGTCGGACGTGTGGCGGTCGAAAAGAACGTCGAGGCGTTTCTCAAGCTCGACCTGCCCGGCTCGAAGTGGGTCGCGGGCGAAGGCCCCGCACTCGCCGAACTGAAGTCGCGCTATCCGCAAGCGAATTACCTGGGTGTGCTGACGCAAGCCGAATTGGCGAAGGTCTATGCCGCCGCCGACGTATTCGTGTTCCCGAGCCGCACCGATACCTTCGGGCTCGTGCTGCTCGAGGCGCTGGCCTGCGGCACGCCGGTCGCGGCGTATCCGGTGACCGGTCCGATCGACGTGCTCGGCGACGGCGGCGCGGGCGCCATGCACGAGGACTTGCGCGAAGCCTGCCTCGAAGCGCTGAAGATCGAACGCAGCCATGCACGCGCGTGGGCTGAACGCTTCTCGTGGGCCGCGGCGTCCGAGCAATTCGCGGCCCATCTGAAGCCGCTGCCGCGCACCTCGTACAGCGAGGAAAGCGCCGCCGCGTGA
- a CDS encoding ABC transporter permease produces the protein MSDTVRGVTARAASQPTRRLGGADVLRQSIRMTARDWRAGELTMLLLALVLAVAALSSVGFLADRLHQGLERDARRMIAADFIVRADHPVDPQFAQQAGALGLNTASTAIFPSMINSTGAQPVSRLAAIKAVSPGYPLRGALRIASAPGAADHPADSIPARGTVWVDQALLDALKLHVGDAVKVGARNFTIGAVITRELDRGFSFVNFSPRLMLRADDVQSTGLITFGSRVTYRLLVAGPDESVARFAQFAHDKVDGGKMRGVALESLQDGQPQVRQTLDRASHFLTLVSLLTALLAAVAIAMAAHRYMRRHLDGCAAMRCLGVSQATLRALFTLEFIGLGLIGGALGVALGYLGHLALLTWLGSLIDVALPYPTVWPALEGIAAGLVLLLGFALPPLLPLTRVPPVRVLRREWGEAGRTAWAAYALGIALFAALLIVAAGELKLGGIVAGGFAGGMLVFACIARLALWGASRAVRSERVNAGIGWRYALASLERRSGASALQITALGIGLMCLLLIAMTRDDLVAGWRKSTPPDAPNEFIIDIQPDQREAVTQYLSTHGVPGTVLAPMVRGRLIAINGKPVNPDSFKGEDAKRLVDREFNLSYTTELPDDNRLSAGTWYGDTKTPQISIEQGLAKLINVKPGDTLRFDVTGLQVDAPVTSVRKLDWGSFKVNFFVLMPPTALQDFPATFITSFHLPPEKQSTIDGLIAAHPNLTAIDTGPILAQVQRVLQQVIGAVQFLFAFTLAAGVLVLYAALAGTRDERMRESALLRALGASHRQVRAVQVAEFVAVGALAGLMAAIGAQVIGWVLATHVFEFYLSFDPWLLPAGIAAGIACAGVGGWLSLRHVLARPALQSLRDA, from the coding sequence TTGAGCGATACGGTAAGAGGTGTGACGGCGCGGGCGGCTTCACAGCCAACGCGCCGGCTGGGTGGCGCGGATGTACTGCGCCAGTCCATTCGTATGACGGCGCGCGACTGGCGCGCGGGCGAACTGACGATGCTGCTGCTGGCGCTGGTGCTGGCCGTCGCGGCGTTGTCGAGTGTCGGCTTTCTGGCTGACCGTTTGCATCAGGGGCTCGAGCGTGATGCGCGGCGCATGATCGCCGCTGATTTCATCGTGCGTGCCGATCATCCGGTCGATCCGCAGTTCGCGCAGCAAGCCGGCGCACTCGGTTTGAATACCGCCAGCACGGCGATCTTCCCCAGCATGATCAATTCGACCGGTGCCCAGCCGGTCTCGCGGCTGGCCGCCATCAAGGCGGTGTCGCCGGGTTATCCGTTGCGTGGCGCGTTGCGGATCGCTTCGGCGCCAGGTGCGGCCGATCATCCTGCCGATTCGATTCCGGCGCGGGGTACGGTGTGGGTCGATCAGGCGCTGCTCGACGCATTGAAGCTGCATGTCGGCGACGCCGTGAAGGTCGGGGCGCGCAACTTCACGATCGGCGCGGTCATTACCCGCGAACTCGATCGTGGTTTTTCGTTCGTCAATTTTTCGCCGCGCCTGATGTTGCGTGCCGACGATGTCCAGTCGACCGGCCTCATCACCTTCGGCAGCCGCGTGACTTATCGGTTGCTGGTGGCGGGCCCGGATGAATCGGTGGCGCGCTTCGCGCAATTCGCGCACGACAAGGTGGACGGTGGCAAGATGCGCGGCGTCGCGCTCGAGTCGTTGCAAGACGGTCAGCCGCAGGTGCGTCAGACGCTCGACCGCGCGAGTCACTTTCTCACGCTCGTCTCGCTGCTCACCGCGTTGCTCGCGGCGGTGGCAATCGCAATGGCCGCGCATCGGTATATGCGCCGGCATCTGGACGGCTGCGCGGCGATGCGCTGCCTTGGTGTCAGCCAGGCCACGCTGCGCGCGCTGTTCACGCTTGAATTCATCGGCCTGGGTTTGATCGGCGGCGCGCTCGGCGTGGCCCTCGGATACCTCGGGCATCTTGCGTTGCTGACCTGGCTCGGCAGTCTGATCGATGTCGCCTTGCCGTACCCAACCGTCTGGCCGGCGCTCGAAGGCATCGCGGCCGGTCTCGTGCTGTTGCTCGGCTTCGCGTTGCCGCCGCTGTTGCCATTGACGCGCGTGCCGCCGGTGCGCGTGCTGCGTCGCGAATGGGGCGAAGCGGGACGCACTGCGTGGGCCGCCTATGCGCTCGGCATCGCGCTGTTCGCCGCGCTCCTGATCGTCGCGGCGGGCGAGTTGAAGCTCGGCGGCATCGTCGCGGGCGGCTTTGCCGGCGGAATGCTGGTGTTCGCGTGCATCGCGCGGCTGGCGTTGTGGGGCGCGTCGCGCGCCGTGCGCAGCGAGCGCGTGAATGCGGGGATCGGCTGGCGTTACGCGTTGGCGTCGCTGGAGCGGCGTAGCGGCGCGAGCGCGTTGCAGATCACCGCGCTCGGCATCGGTCTGATGTGCCTGTTGCTGATCGCGATGACGCGTGACGACCTCGTGGCCGGCTGGCGCAAATCGACGCCGCCCGACGCGCCGAACGAATTCATCATCGACATCCAGCCCGACCAGCGCGAAGCAGTCACGCAATATCTGAGCACGCACGGCGTGCCCGGCACGGTGCTCGCGCCAATGGTGCGCGGCCGGCTGATCGCGATCAACGGCAAGCCGGTCAATCCGGACTCGTTCAAGGGCGAGGATGCGAAGCGTCTCGTCGATCGCGAATTCAATCTGTCGTACACAACCGAGCTGCCCGACGACAACCGTCTCTCCGCCGGCACATGGTATGGCGACACGAAGACGCCGCAGATTTCGATCGAGCAGGGACTGGCGAAGCTGATCAACGTGAAGCCTGGCGACACGCTGCGCTTCGACGTGACGGGCCTGCAGGTCGACGCGCCGGTAACGAGTGTCCGCAAGCTCGACTGGGGCTCGTTCAAGGTCAACTTTTTCGTGCTGATGCCGCCGACCGCCTTGCAGGATTTCCCGGCGACGTTCATTACCAGTTTCCATCTGCCGCCGGAAAAACAGTCGACCATCGACGGGCTGATCGCCGCCCATCCGAACCTCACGGCAATCGACACCGGTCCGATTCTGGCGCAGGTGCAACGCGTTTTGCAGCAGGTGATCGGCGCGGTGCAGTTCCTGTTCGCGTTCACGCTCGCAGCCGGCGTGCTGGTGCTCTACGCGGCGCTGGCCGGCACGCGTGATGAGCGTATGCGAGAATCCGCGCTGCTGCGCGCGCTGGGTGCTTCGCATCGTCAGGTACGGGCGGTGCAGGTCGCCGAGTTTGTGGCGGTGGGCGCGCTGGCGGGTTTGATGGCAGCGATTGGCGCACAAGTGATTGGCTGGGTGCTGGCAACACACGTGTTCGAGTTTTATCTGAGCTTCGATCCGTGGCTGTTGCCCGCGGGTATCGCGGCCGGGATTGCCTGCGCGGGTGTGGGCGGCTGGCTCAGCTTGCGGCATGTGCTGGCGCGTCCCGCGTTGCAATCGCTGCGGGACGCGTGA
- a CDS encoding TIGR00730 family Rossman fold protein has product MKSVCVYCGSSDGAKPLYAEAARAFGRALVQADLALVYGGGKVGLMGVIADTVMAEGGRAIGVIPELLVNKEVGHNGLTELHVVPDMHHRKKMMADLSDAFVAMPGGAGTLEELFEVYTWAQLGYHQKPVALLNIDGFYDPLIALLKHTVEEGFMRQTYFDILQRDADPVALIDKLQHYRPPVSDKWAVKRDAV; this is encoded by the coding sequence ATGAAGTCGGTGTGTGTGTATTGCGGCTCCTCCGACGGAGCCAAACCGTTGTACGCCGAAGCCGCGCGCGCCTTCGGCCGTGCGTTGGTGCAGGCCGATCTCGCACTGGTCTATGGCGGCGGCAAGGTCGGCCTGATGGGCGTGATCGCCGACACGGTGATGGCCGAAGGCGGTCGCGCAATCGGCGTGATTCCCGAATTGCTGGTCAACAAGGAAGTCGGCCATAACGGCTTGACCGAGTTGCATGTGGTGCCCGACATGCATCATCGCAAGAAGATGATGGCCGACCTGTCCGACGCGTTCGTCGCGATGCCGGGCGGTGCGGGCACGCTCGAAGAGCTGTTCGAGGTCTATACGTGGGCGCAACTCGGCTACCACCAGAAGCCGGTGGCACTGCTGAATATCGACGGCTTCTACGATCCGCTGATCGCGCTGCTCAAGCACACGGTGGAAGAGGGCTTCATGCGGCAGACCTATTTCGACATCCTGCAAAGGGATGCCGATCCCGTCGCGCTGATCGACAAGCTGCAACACTATCGGCCGCCCGTCAGCGACAAATGGGCCGTCAAGCGCGACGCCGTTTGA
- a CDS encoding glycosyltransferase family 39 protein translates to MHEKLSAPWRTGNVAVATPAPAGPADGAPKPRAGPARVAESRAALPEGHTTAAEAAAPARPAAPVGPSAPTAPAPASRGARRLRALTASRPLMWLVALAIVCAWLLPGTLGHDPWKQDETYTFGIIQHMLDTGDLVVPTNAGQPFVEKPPIYDWVAAGLAWMFGRYLPLHDAARLASALFAGLTVYYTARVTRRAVAASRWLDIRVIGTLALFASTLVVIKHVHDMMTDVALMAGAALGFCGLFELVLVHLRDEARLLPVDTRRRRHAILSGAAMFGAGVGASLLAKGLFVPLVFGVTTVAVLVLYPACRTRRFAGALGIAALVSSPFVLIWPICFYLRSEALFKVWLWDNNIGRFLGFSVAQLGSENESRLFVLRTVLSVGFPVVPLALAALAGGKWRRWRDPRVALPVIFAGTGFAVLQTSATVRELYILPFIAPLALVAMQGIEKLPRRLHASWDMASRVLFGSTAALAWIIWSIMSDPANTHASLHRLGRWLPLDWVLPVKPGLIAAALLMTLGWLWLLPVFKYAGKWRGALSWCAGAILAWGLVSTLLLPWLDYAKSYRSVFENLGTSMNIEWNDGDCMASTGLGESEAPMLYYYAGIEHQPTANAATTECTWLIEQTRRDNAQAPAGDWRLFWSGARPGDNDELLRVFVRTPSTPARGE, encoded by the coding sequence ATGCACGAAAAACTATCCGCGCCCTGGCGTACGGGGAACGTCGCGGTTGCGACGCCAGCGCCGGCCGGCCCGGCCGATGGTGCTCCCAAACCGCGCGCCGGCCCGGCACGCGTTGCCGAATCCCGCGCGGCCCTGCCGGAGGGCCACACTACCGCAGCCGAAGCCGCGGCGCCCGCAAGGCCTGCTGCCCCCGTCGGCCCTTCCGCCCCCACCGCTCCGGCGCCCGCTTCGCGTGGCGCCCGGCGCTTGCGCGCGCTCACGGCTTCCCGGCCGCTCATGTGGCTGGTCGCGCTGGCCATCGTGTGCGCGTGGCTCCTGCCCGGCACCTTGGGCCACGACCCATGGAAGCAGGACGAGACCTACACGTTCGGCATCATCCAGCACATGCTCGATACCGGCGACCTGGTCGTACCGACCAACGCCGGCCAGCCCTTTGTGGAAAAGCCACCGATCTACGATTGGGTCGCCGCCGGGCTCGCCTGGATGTTCGGCCGTTATCTGCCGTTGCATGACGCGGCACGCCTCGCGAGTGCGCTCTTCGCCGGCCTGACTGTCTACTACACGGCGCGCGTCACCCGCCGCGCGGTGGCCGCGTCGCGCTGGCTCGACATCCGCGTGATCGGCACGTTGGCGTTGTTCGCGAGCACGCTCGTCGTCATCAAGCACGTGCACGACATGATGACCGACGTCGCGCTCATGGCCGGTGCCGCGCTCGGTTTCTGCGGCCTGTTCGAACTGGTGCTGGTGCATCTGCGCGACGAAGCACGGCTGCTGCCGGTCGACACACGCCGCCGGCGCCACGCGATCCTCAGCGGCGCGGCGATGTTCGGCGCCGGCGTCGGCGCGTCGTTGCTGGCCAAGGGCCTGTTCGTGCCGCTCGTATTCGGCGTGACGACCGTCGCGGTGCTAGTGCTGTATCCCGCCTGCCGCACTCGCCGCTTCGCAGGCGCACTCGGTATTGCCGCACTGGTCTCTTCGCCCTTCGTTCTGATCTGGCCGATCTGTTTCTATCTGCGCTCCGAAGCACTCTTCAAAGTCTGGCTGTGGGACAACAATATCGGCCGCTTCCTCGGCTTTTCGGTGGCGCAACTCGGCTCCGAAAACGAAAGCCGTCTGTTCGTGCTGCGCACTGTGCTTAGCGTCGGCTTTCCGGTGGTGCCGCTTGCGCTGGCCGCGCTTGCCGGCGGCAAGTGGCGCCGCTGGCGCGATCCGCGTGTGGCGCTCCCGGTAATTTTCGCAGGCACCGGTTTCGCCGTCCTGCAAACGTCGGCAACGGTTCGCGAACTGTACATTCTGCCGTTCATCGCCCCGCTCGCCTTGGTGGCGATGCAAGGCATCGAAAAGCTGCCGCGGCGTCTGCACGCAAGCTGGGACATGGCGAGCCGCGTGCTGTTCGGCAGCACGGCCGCGCTCGCGTGGATCATCTGGTCGATCATGAGCGATCCGGCCAACACGCATGCGTCGCTGCACCGGCTCGGCCGCTGGTTGCCGCTTGACTGGGTGTTGCCGGTCAAGCCCGGGCTGATCGCGGCCGCGCTGCTAATGACGCTCGGCTGGCTGTGGCTGCTGCCGGTCTTCAAGTACGCAGGCAAATGGCGCGGCGCGCTGAGCTGGTGCGCCGGCGCGATTCTCGCGTGGGGACTGGTCAGCACGCTGCTGCTGCCGTGGCTCGACTATGCGAAAAGTTACCGCTCCGTGTTCGAAAATCTCGGCACCAGCATGAATATCGAATGGAACGACGGCGATTGCATGGCCAGCACGGGGCTCGGCGAATCCGAGGCGCCGATGCTGTACTACTACGCCGGCATCGAGCATCAACCAACCGCGAACGCCGCAACGACCGAGTGCACCTGGCTGATCGAACAGACCCGCCGCGACAATGCACAGGCGCCTGCGGGCGATTGGCGTCTGTTCTGGTCGGGCGCGCGCCCGGGCGACAACGACGAGCTGTTGCGGGTGTTCGTGCGGACACCGTCGACGCCCGCGCGCGGCGAGTAG
- a CDS encoding SDR family oxidoreductase, which produces MTKAVLITGGSRGIGRATARLLGARGWSVGVNYVRNLAAAQETVAEVERAGGHALPIPGDVASEADVIAMFDALQQKFGRVDALVNNAGIVAPSSQLADMDLARLKRMFDVNVLGAYLCAREAARRMSTTRGGAGGVIVNISSAASRLGSPSEYVDYAGSKGAVDTMTLGLAKELGPQGVRVNAVRPGLIDTEIHASGGKPERAARLGATTPLGRPGSADEVAESIVWLLSDAASYVTGALLDVTGGR; this is translated from the coding sequence ATGACGAAAGCCGTTCTGATCACCGGTGGCAGCCGCGGCATTGGCCGCGCAACCGCGCGTTTGCTGGGCGCGCGCGGCTGGTCGGTCGGCGTGAACTACGTGCGAAATCTCGCGGCCGCGCAGGAAACCGTTGCTGAAGTGGAACGCGCCGGCGGGCACGCGTTGCCGATTCCCGGCGACGTCGCCAGCGAAGCCGATGTGATCGCGATGTTCGACGCGCTCCAGCAGAAGTTCGGCCGAGTCGATGCACTCGTGAACAACGCGGGAATCGTCGCGCCGTCGAGCCAGCTCGCGGATATGGACCTCGCGCGTCTGAAGCGCATGTTCGACGTGAACGTGCTCGGCGCCTACCTGTGCGCACGCGAAGCCGCGCGCCGGATGTCGACCACCCGCGGCGGCGCGGGCGGCGTGATCGTGAATATCTCGTCGGCGGCTTCGCGTTTGGGTTCCCCGAGCGAATACGTCGATTACGCCGGCTCGAAAGGCGCCGTCGACACCATGACGCTCGGCCTCGCGAAAGAACTCGGCCCGCAGGGTGTGCGCGTGAACGCGGTGCGGCCCGGCCTGATCGACACCGAAATCCACGCCAGCGGCGGCAAGCCCGAGCGCGCCGCCCGGCTCGGCGCGACCACGCCGCTGGGCCGCCCCGGCAGCGCCGATGAAGTCGCCGAGTCGATCGTCTGGTTATTGAGCGACGCGGCCTCGTACGTCACGGGCGCCCTGCTCGACGTGACCGGCGGACGCTGA
- a CDS encoding group II truncated hemoglobin yields the protein MSNLNDEVSAAQPTAFELVGGETRVRELVDRFYDLMDLEPEFAGIRALHPESLDGSRDKFFWFLCGWMGGPDHYISRFGHPRLRARHMPFPIASGERDQWLRCMAWAMDDVGLSEPLRERLLASFFETADWMRNRNG from the coding sequence ATGAGCAATCTTAACGACGAAGTGTCCGCGGCGCAGCCGACGGCCTTCGAACTGGTGGGCGGTGAAACGCGCGTGCGCGAACTGGTCGACCGGTTTTATGACCTGATGGATCTCGAACCGGAATTCGCCGGGATTCGGGCGTTGCATCCGGAATCGCTCGATGGCTCGCGCGACAAGTTTTTCTGGTTCCTGTGCGGGTGGATGGGGGGCCCCGATCATTACATCAGCCGGTTCGGCCATCCGAGGCTACGGGCGAGGCACATGCCGTTTCCGATTGCGTCCGGCGAGCGGGATCAGTGGCTTCGCTGCATGGCATGGGCGATGGACGACGTCGGGCTTTCCGAGCCGTTGAGGGAGCGTTTGCTGGCGTCGTTCTTCGAGACAGCGGACTGGATGCGCAACCGCAATGGTTGA
- a CDS encoding UDP-2,3-diacylglucosamine diphosphatase produces the protein MDPKTSATSLFRQTGPSVDPVAFRPEPNPSHGMPLPVPSLPLDAQAAHHDDEHAEPHRYRTIWLSDIHLGSSGCQAPYLLDFLRHNESEYLYLVGDIIDGWQLKKGWYWPQAHNDVVQKVLRKARKGTQVIYVPGNHDEAARQFCDLAFGDIHVRGEAFHTTLAGKRLWIVHGDLFDGVIQHAKWLAYLGDTLYTMILILNRWFNRIRSRLGFPYWSLSQYLKHQVKNAVNFISSFERVMTDEARRRGCDGVVCGHIHKAEIREIDGVLYCNDGDWVESLSALVETYEGELKVIYWTVMRAPEVGVQKARATA, from the coding sequence ATGGACCCCAAAACGTCCGCGACTTCCCTGTTCCGCCAGACCGGCCCGAGCGTCGACCCTGTCGCGTTCCGCCCGGAACCCAACCCCAGTCACGGCATGCCGTTGCCTGTGCCGTCGCTCCCGCTCGACGCGCAGGCCGCCCATCACGACGACGAGCACGCCGAACCGCACCGCTATCGCACCATCTGGCTATCCGATATCCATCTCGGCTCCAGCGGTTGTCAGGCACCGTATCTGCTCGACTTCCTGCGGCACAACGAGTCGGAATACCTGTATCTCGTGGGCGACATCATCGACGGCTGGCAGTTGAAGAAAGGCTGGTACTGGCCGCAGGCGCACAACGACGTCGTGCAGAAGGTGCTGCGCAAAGCGCGCAAAGGCACCCAGGTGATCTACGTCCCGGGCAATCACGACGAAGCCGCGCGCCAGTTCTGCGACCTCGCATTCGGCGACATCCACGTCCGCGGCGAAGCGTTCCACACGACGCTCGCCGGCAAGCGCCTATGGATCGTGCACGGCGATCTGTTCGACGGCGTGATCCAGCATGCGAAGTGGCTCGCCTATCTCGGCGACACGCTCTACACGATGATCCTGATCCTGAACCGCTGGTTCAACCGGATCCGCAGCCGGCTCGGCTTTCCGTACTGGTCGCTGTCGCAATACCTGAAGCACCAGGTGAAGAACGCGGTGAATTTCATCTCGTCGTTCGAGCGCGTGATGACGGACGAAGCACGCCGCCGCGGTTGCGACGGCGTGGTCTGTGGACACATCCACAAAGCCGAGATCCGCGAGATCGACGGCGTGCTGTATTGCAACGACGGCGATTGGGTCGAAAGCCTGTCGGCACTCGTCGAGACGTATGAAGGCGAACTCAAGGTGATCTACTGGACCGTGATGCGCGCACCGGAAGTCGGCGTGCAAAAGGCCCGGGCGACCGCGTAG
- a CDS encoding TetR/AcrR family transcriptional regulator has translation MEAKPPRRTRERILELSLKLFNEIGEPNVTTTTIAEEMEISPGNLYYHFRNKDDIINSIFSQFEQEIEKRLRFPDDHRATIDEMWSYLQYMVDFMWRYRFLYRDLNDLLARNRTLETHFKQIISHKVRFASQFCEQLVADGEMVATPEELHVIATNVGVIGTYWLSYQFVMNPRKYNEQETIRVELHQVSVQIVSLMAPYLRGRSRQIFDDLVSGKLPRREFYDYLPPKEGAAPRNEPKDV, from the coding sequence ATGGAAGCCAAACCTCCCCGCCGCACCCGCGAACGGATTCTCGAGCTGTCGTTGAAACTGTTCAACGAAATCGGCGAGCCGAACGTCACTACGACGACGATCGCCGAGGAAATGGAAATCAGTCCAGGCAACCTGTACTACCACTTCCGCAACAAAGACGACATCATCAACAGCATCTTCAGCCAGTTCGAGCAGGAGATCGAAAAGCGTCTGCGTTTCCCCGACGACCACCGCGCGACCATCGACGAAATGTGGTCGTACCTGCAGTACATGGTCGATTTCATGTGGCGGTATCGCTTTCTGTATCGCGACCTGAACGATCTGCTGGCGCGCAATCGCACGCTGGAGACACATTTCAAGCAGATCATCAGCCACAAGGTGCGCTTTGCGAGTCAGTTCTGCGAGCAGCTCGTGGCGGACGGTGAAATGGTTGCGACGCCCGAGGAACTGCACGTGATCGCCACCAACGTCGGCGTGATCGGCACTTACTGGCTGTCGTACCAGTTCGTGATGAACCCGCGCAAATACAACGAGCAGGAAACGATTCGCGTGGAGCTGCATCAGGTGAGCGTACAGATCGTGTCGCTGATGGCGCCTTATCTGCGCGGCCGCTCGCGGCAGATTTTCGACGACCTCGTCTCGGGCAAGCTGCCCAGGCGCGAGTTCTACGACTACCTGCCGCCGAAGGAAGGCGCCGCGCCCCGTAACGAACCGAAGGACGTTTGA
- a CDS encoding DUF924 family protein translates to MVDGAAGPEAAEARAVLNCWFGAPDTPTFGQARKLWFSRNQAFDAMLLERFGALIDAAREGLLDSWTESPLGALALVIVLDQFSRNCYRNTPRAFAADHQALRIAQRMIASGAELLLPTVHHRAFAYLPFEHDETLASQHESLRLFKQLKAEPGGASYYGSAVRHARIIERFGRFPHRNALLGRQSTDEEAAFLKEPGSSF, encoded by the coding sequence ATGGTTGATGGGGCGGCGGGCCCGGAAGCGGCAGAGGCGCGCGCAGTCCTCAACTGCTGGTTCGGCGCTCCGGATACCCCCACCTTCGGTCAGGCCCGCAAGCTCTGGTTCTCCCGCAATCAGGCCTTCGATGCGATGCTGCTGGAACGCTTCGGAGCACTGATCGACGCGGCGCGTGAAGGGCTACTCGACAGCTGGACGGAATCACCGCTCGGTGCGTTGGCGCTGGTCATCGTGCTGGATCAGTTTTCCCGCAATTGCTACCGCAATACACCGCGTGCTTTCGCGGCCGACCATCAGGCGCTACGCATCGCGCAACGGATGATCGCAAGCGGCGCCGAGCTCTTATTGCCGACCGTGCATCATCGCGCGTTCGCGTATCTGCCGTTCGAACACGACGAAACGCTCGCCAGCCAGCACGAATCGTTGCGCCTGTTCAAACAGCTGAAGGCCGAGCCAGGCGGTGCGTCCTACTACGGCTCCGCGGTCAGGCACGCAAGAATCATCGAGCGTTTCGGACGCTTTCCACATCGTAATGCGCTACTCGGGCGTCAGTCGACGGATGAAGAAGCGGCTTTTCTGAAGGAGCCTGGCTCGTCGTTCTAG
- a CDS encoding diacylglycerol kinase, producing the protein MRTRNSTAARASNRALRAVDAGTDAAGVEPFDDVSEHGTPDHVHHANGFHGVNGASLANPPSPPSPESEPHNEPLSPDDPLAPLPFNPYKGNRGVTRAWHAMKNSLAGFRVAIREESAFRQELTLAAILIPCGVLVPVDPVSRVLLLGSVLLVLIVELLNSSLEAAIDRISLERHELSRRAKDLGSAAVMVALGMCVMTWGLIVGPLVVRWIKALL; encoded by the coding sequence ATGCGAACCCGAAACTCCACCGCGGCACGCGCGTCGAACCGCGCGTTGCGCGCTGTCGATGCCGGCACCGACGCCGCCGGCGTCGAGCCGTTCGACGACGTGAGCGAGCACGGCACGCCGGATCACGTCCATCACGCGAATGGTTTTCACGGCGTGAACGGCGCGAGCCTCGCGAATCCCCCGAGCCCCCCGAGCCCCGAGAGCGAGCCGCACAACGAACCGCTCAGCCCCGACGATCCGCTCGCCCCACTCCCCTTCAATCCGTACAAGGGCAATCGCGGCGTGACCCGCGCGTGGCACGCGATGAAAAATTCGCTTGCCGGGTTCCGTGTGGCGATCCGCGAGGAAAGCGCGTTTCGTCAGGAACTCACGCTCGCCGCGATCCTGATTCCGTGTGGCGTGCTGGTGCCCGTCGATCCCGTGTCGCGCGTCTTGCTGCTCGGCTCGGTACTGCTGGTGCTGATCGTGGAATTGTTGAACTCGAGTCTCGAGGCGGCCATCGACCGGATTTCGCTCGAACGCCATGAGTTGTCGCGCCGTGCCAAAGATCTCGGCAGCGCGGCGGTGATGGTCGCGCTCGGCATGTGTGTGATGACGTGGGGGCTGATCGTCGGGCCACTCGTCGTGCGTTGGATCAAAGCGTTGCTGTGA